The following proteins are co-located in the Dyadobacter chenwenxiniae genome:
- a CDS encoding phage tail tube protein, which produces MAKFNGSDFKASITGSPNKAIADSRDLTVSISVATIDVSTRDSLGWRELIGGQRSWTAQLSGVVDYTEGTNEVGVASLVELEVLRAPIDLLFGNTVTGSQTYAGKGIITSVETSAPYEDAVEWTASIEGTGPVVLADMA; this is translated from the coding sequence ATGGCAAAGTTTAATGGTAGTGATTTTAAGGCGAGCATTACCGGATCGCCTAACAAGGCAATTGCGGACTCTCGCGATTTGACTGTAAGTATTTCGGTAGCCACTATTGATGTAAGTACAAGGGACTCATTAGGCTGGCGTGAACTGATCGGTGGTCAACGCAGCTGGACGGCTCAGTTATCCGGTGTTGTGGACTATACAGAAGGAACAAACGAAGTGGGCGTTGCCTCATTGGTTGAGCTGGAAGTTTTGCGGGCGCCGATTGACCTGCTTTTTGGTAACACCGTGACAGGCTCACAAACCTACGCCGGCAAAGGTATTATCACCAGCGTAGAAACATCAGCACCTTACGAAGATGCGGTTGAATGGACGGCCTCAATTGAAGGAACCGGCCCGGTGGTATTGGCTGATATGGCGTAA
- a CDS encoding tape measure protein has protein sequence MADQELIVKFKGDDSDLNQAFKRIHRNLDGLPSSTGKADRAINQLTKSNSSLETSFGSVIKGYLGFEAALAAGRAFISATAKVQKFENQLKVASETQADYAKNTAFLDQLAERYNKNVIDLGANFAKLSIATKDTNLAGKETERLFSAVTAASSTLQLSVDETNGVFQAFIQMVSKGNVQAEELRGQLGERLYGAFNLAAKSMGVTTQELNKMLERGEVLASDLLPRLTTEIEKSLGPGAEANARNLGSAIEYTTGQLTLLLAGATKSTGLTDLFTDATKAVGSFAKQLRTSGFFDFIGITLGSAKNSLVGGQDMITSVFGAATEYAAGKVGGSKSSTGGAQSKTDTNAYGAQFGIHGRNKKAEDQIRRQNEIIANKAASELNRWVSEQIEQSKDRIAEGLLNAEIANDTAFRTNNSDIGTPNTLMRTGTSTAFHPYSLQSHTQFDNPTTGDGSATSFDHLTNPQAMSAAVDKAIAEQNRLKGSTDDFGASLQESIQGAFAGSTAYAIEGVGTLAAGLAMGTADLADVGNAFMSIIANLFENIGKALAQHASLLLAAKIGIASNNIALVAAGAALAYGAAAVARSQIQDAGASAFWTGGIVDGPGGRDRVPAMLTAGEMVMNGSQQQRLWGVISGATSGRDMRGGIGSRSNGSETVTVKVHGRLRAGDIDLSGREGRKRNSYFE, from the coding sequence ATGGCGGATCAAGAGTTAATAGTAAAGTTTAAAGGGGATGATAGCGACTTGAATCAAGCATTCAAGCGAATACATCGGAATTTAGACGGGCTTCCATCTAGTACAGGTAAAGCAGACCGGGCTATAAACCAGCTTACTAAAAGCAACTCTAGCTTAGAAACGTCATTTGGATCTGTAATAAAGGGATATCTAGGTTTTGAGGCAGCACTGGCAGCAGGGAGGGCGTTTATTAGCGCGACAGCGAAGGTGCAAAAATTCGAGAATCAACTCAAAGTTGCGTCGGAAACCCAAGCGGACTATGCAAAAAATACGGCATTTCTTGATCAATTAGCCGAGCGTTATAATAAAAATGTAATTGACCTTGGGGCTAATTTCGCCAAACTATCCATTGCCACTAAGGATACGAACCTGGCAGGAAAAGAAACAGAGCGCTTGTTTTCGGCAGTTACAGCCGCGTCTTCCACATTGCAACTTTCGGTAGATGAAACCAATGGAGTGTTTCAAGCCTTCATCCAAATGGTTTCCAAAGGTAATGTCCAAGCAGAAGAACTTCGTGGACAATTAGGAGAGCGCCTATACGGGGCGTTTAACCTTGCGGCTAAATCAATGGGGGTAACAACCCAGGAGCTAAATAAAATGCTCGAAAGGGGTGAGGTTTTGGCATCTGATTTACTGCCAAGGTTAACCACAGAGATAGAAAAATCACTTGGGCCTGGCGCGGAAGCTAATGCAAGAAATTTAGGATCTGCCATTGAATATACAACCGGGCAGCTGACTCTTTTATTAGCAGGTGCAACCAAATCAACAGGATTAACTGATCTTTTTACTGACGCTACAAAGGCTGTCGGTAGTTTCGCTAAGCAATTAAGGACATCAGGATTCTTTGATTTTATCGGAATAACGCTAGGGTCTGCAAAGAACTCGCTGGTTGGGGGTCAGGATATGATCACCTCCGTTTTCGGGGCCGCAACCGAGTATGCGGCAGGGAAGGTAGGAGGTAGCAAATCCAGTACGGGAGGCGCTCAAAGCAAAACCGATACGAATGCTTACGGCGCTCAATTTGGAATACATGGGCGCAACAAAAAAGCAGAAGATCAAATAAGAAGACAAAACGAGATTATTGCCAATAAAGCCGCGTCTGAACTAAATAGATGGGTTTCAGAGCAAATTGAGCAATCTAAGGATCGGATAGCAGAAGGGTTGCTTAATGCAGAAATCGCCAATGATACCGCATTCCGCACGAACAATAGTGATATCGGAACGCCTAATACGCTGATGCGCACGGGAACATCGACGGCGTTCCATCCATATTCTTTACAATCGCACACCCAATTCGACAACCCAACAACGGGCGACGGTAGCGCGACAAGCTTTGATCACCTGACCAACCCGCAAGCAATGAGCGCGGCAGTTGACAAAGCTATTGCCGAGCAGAATCGCTTAAAAGGGTCAACTGATGATTTTGGGGCCTCTCTCCAAGAAAGCATTCAAGGGGCTTTTGCTGGATCAACGGCTTACGCAATAGAGGGGGTCGGGACATTGGCGGCAGGCTTAGCGATGGGCACAGCGGATTTAGCTGACGTAGGAAATGCTTTTATGTCAATCATAGCAAATCTTTTCGAAAACATAGGGAAAGCTCTTGCTCAGCATGCATCTTTATTACTTGCGGCAAAAATCGGGATAGCAAGTAATAATATAGCCTTGGTTGCCGCCGGAGCAGCATTAGCTTACGGCGCTGCGGCAGTGGCTAGATCTCAAATACAAGACGCCGGAGCAAGTGCTTTCTGGACTGGCGGGATAGTAGACGGCCCAGGTGGACGCGACCGCGTTCCCGCTATGCTAACCGCTGGTGAAATGGTTATGAATGGCAGCCAGCAACAAAGGTTGTGGGGTGTTATTTCTGGCGCTACATCGGGACGCGATATGCGCGGTGGTATTGGATCGCGGTCAAATGGATCAGAAACGGTTACTGTAAAAGTTCATGGCCGCCTTCGCGCCGGCGATATTGATCTATCCGGAAGAGAAGGGCGGAAGAGGAATAGTTATTTTGAGTAG
- a CDS encoding phage major capsid protein: MEMNEAQVAELGKQVGAVAQKRMDDVQTALEKQIKQIEEQYKADGKISADAIKGLSDLQGTVKAIEDEFGQLKTRINRDGLPTGGNGAERQKALENLIYDQLKELEAKGDFSQENQTGSKRYAVKGGHAALHQKAVGVFTSGNLTDGASNPAVSARDIRQTVVTNPSPSIHVRNLLNSSVMTQNYLEYPQFVGGEGEPGYQVNQGDTKAQIDYDFIMVPVRPRTIAAWTRVSRQALNDISWLANFFSTQMMLDLLKKEDKELLNGTGVNSIKGIIPSAADYTPTDAGYNTLFEYLVDGIAQLEAKDYAANGIVMHPLDYARLLVYKTTTGEFNHPGLVFGGTDRSLLTFNGTPIYKLNQIAQGKAVVGDWNRAELLIREGINFGLFYEDQDNVTKNLVTLRIEEEIALAVYHPQAFLDMDITAVTTGV; the protein is encoded by the coding sequence ATGGAAATGAACGAGGCGCAAGTGGCCGAACTTGGTAAACAAGTTGGTGCTGTGGCACAAAAGCGTATGGATGATGTTCAGACAGCGCTTGAAAAACAAATCAAACAAATTGAGGAGCAGTATAAGGCAGATGGTAAAATCTCTGCTGATGCCATTAAAGGTCTGAGCGATCTACAAGGCACTGTTAAAGCGATTGAAGACGAGTTCGGGCAACTGAAAACACGCATCAACCGCGATGGCCTGCCAACTGGCGGCAACGGTGCAGAGCGTCAAAAAGCACTTGAAAACCTGATCTACGACCAACTTAAAGAGTTGGAAGCTAAGGGCGACTTTAGTCAGGAAAACCAGACAGGAAGCAAGCGTTATGCAGTTAAAGGCGGTCACGCTGCATTGCACCAAAAAGCGGTTGGGGTGTTTACCTCAGGCAACCTGACTGACGGAGCGAGCAACCCGGCAGTGTCAGCCCGTGACATTCGTCAAACAGTTGTCACCAATCCAAGCCCATCTATTCATGTTCGTAATTTGCTGAACTCATCCGTGATGACGCAAAATTACCTTGAATATCCACAGTTTGTGGGCGGTGAAGGCGAGCCAGGGTATCAAGTGAACCAGGGCGACACGAAGGCGCAGATTGACTATGACTTCATCATGGTTCCTGTTCGTCCTAGGACAATCGCTGCATGGACCCGTGTTTCGCGTCAGGCATTGAATGACATTTCATGGCTTGCAAACTTCTTCTCTACTCAAATGATGCTGGATCTTCTCAAAAAGGAAGACAAAGAACTTTTGAATGGAACAGGGGTGAACTCAATCAAAGGTATTATTCCATCGGCGGCGGATTACACGCCGACAGATGCAGGGTACAACACTTTGTTTGAATATCTGGTAGACGGCATCGCGCAGCTTGAAGCAAAAGATTACGCTGCCAATGGCATTGTAATGCACCCATTGGATTACGCCCGCCTGTTGGTTTACAAAACCACTACCGGCGAGTTTAATCACCCTGGACTTGTGTTTGGCGGAACTGATCGCTCACTGTTGACTTTCAACGGAACGCCGATCTACAAATTGAACCAAATTGCGCAAGGTAAAGCAGTCGTAGGCGACTGGAACCGCGCTGAGTTGTTGATCCGCGAAGGAATCAACTTCGGTCTGTTCTATGAAGATCAGGACAACGTGACAAAGAACTTGGTAACGCTTCGTATTGAAGAGGAAATTGCTCTTGCGGTGTATCACCCACAAGCATTCCTTGACATGGACATCACAGCGGTAACAACAGGAGTATAG
- a CDS encoding head-tail connector protein translates to MTTRGLDVLKTPVDGAQEPVTLEELKLHLAIDFDDHDTLLALLLVDAREEVEKYTGLSLIQSNVTARWESLTSAELPYGPVIGAVTGADDYTLEGVSFRRLCAGASSPVEVSYLAGYPIEIPAGLKLAIIKLASDHFTERTGVKVDGNGIQVLPNNWKTVAAKYSRKSWLG, encoded by the coding sequence ATGACCACCAGGGGATTAGATGTACTTAAAACACCCGTAGACGGAGCACAGGAGCCGGTAACACTTGAAGAGTTAAAACTTCATTTGGCTATCGACTTTGACGACCACGATACGCTTTTAGCGCTATTGTTGGTTGACGCCCGTGAAGAGGTGGAAAAGTACACCGGATTATCCCTGATTCAGTCAAACGTAACGGCCAGGTGGGAAAGCCTTACAAGCGCTGAGCTTCCATACGGGCCCGTTATCGGGGCGGTAACAGGAGCAGACGATTACACGCTTGAAGGGGTTTCATTTCGCAGGTTATGCGCAGGCGCTAGTAGCCCGGTTGAGGTGAGTTATTTGGCGGGATATCCGATTGAGATACCGGCGGGGTTAAAGCTTGCCATCATCAAACTGGCAAGCGATCATTTTACTGAGCGCACGGGCGTAAAGGTGGATGGCAATGGCATTCAGGTATTGCCCAACAACTGGAAAACGGTAGCAGCTAAATATTCGAGAAAGTCATGGTTGGGATAA
- a CDS encoding HK97 family phage prohead protease, translated as MLFKNNSLAFRDVGEKEGIVSGYFASFDSEPDSDGDIIQPGAFSKTIKESGPLGTKRIKHFLDHDPHKVVGVITELFEDSKGLAYVSRAGSHTLGVDFVKMVQDEIITEHSFGYKTIASRKGDKGWNYLTELKMWEGTSMQAWGANQNTPITGLKSHEELIEEFDKLIKALKCGTYTDETMLKLQERQVILSEYFKTTQPNASSETTVPSEGKEEQTAKGFNSEVFFQHFKTAFTDGNERGASGRTW; from the coding sequence ATGTTATTCAAAAATAATAGCCTGGCATTTCGGGATGTAGGGGAGAAAGAAGGGATAGTGTCAGGCTATTTCGCTTCTTTCGATTCGGAGCCGGATTCGGATGGTGATATTATCCAACCGGGTGCGTTCAGCAAAACGATCAAAGAAAGCGGGCCACTTGGGACAAAACGTATCAAGCATTTCCTTGATCACGATCCACACAAAGTAGTAGGGGTAATTACAGAGCTTTTCGAAGATTCGAAAGGCTTAGCCTATGTATCACGGGCCGGATCTCATACACTTGGCGTTGACTTTGTCAAGATGGTTCAGGACGAGATTATCACAGAGCATTCCTTCGGATACAAGACAATAGCCAGCCGTAAAGGCGATAAAGGGTGGAATTATCTCACTGAACTGAAAATGTGGGAAGGAACATCAATGCAGGCTTGGGGGGCAAATCAGAACACCCCGATCACTGGCCTAAAATCACACGAAGAATTAATTGAAGAGTTTGACAAGCTCATAAAAGCATTGAAGTGCGGCACGTACACAGACGAGACGATGCTTAAACTTCAAGAAAGACAAGTTATCCTTTCAGAGTATTTCAAAACCACACAGCCGAACGCATCCAGCGAAACCACTGTGCCGAGTGAAGGAAAAGAAGAACAAACCGCCAAAGGGTTCAACTCCGAGGTATTTTTTCAACATTTCAAAACGGCATTTACAGATGGAAATGAACGAGGCGCAAGTGGCCGAACTTGGTAA
- a CDS encoding phage head completion protein: protein MVGINPGMLREKVGFYSLTKTKNASGKTSGTEIFEYNTLAAVKPMKAVGSQENARLVHVRPYMVTIRYRKEKEPKVDWLMKYKGKTYLINEITEVDVLGMLAHLIVVKS from the coding sequence ATGGTTGGGATAAATCCAGGGATGTTGAGAGAAAAGGTAGGCTTTTACAGCCTTACTAAAACTAAAAACGCATCTGGTAAAACCTCCGGGACTGAAATATTCGAATACAATACGCTGGCAGCCGTAAAGCCAATGAAAGCAGTAGGCAGTCAAGAAAACGCCCGGTTAGTGCACGTCAGGCCTTACATGGTGACAATCCGATATCGGAAAGAAAAGGAGCCAAAAGTGGACTGGTTGATGAAGTATAAAGGTAAAACGTACCTGATCAACGAGATAACGGAAGTGGATGTGTTGGGAATGTTGGCGCATTTGATCGTGGTGAAATCCTAA